In one Thermaerobacter sp. PB12/4term genomic region, the following are encoded:
- a CDS encoding SelT/SelW/SelH family (seleno)protein, which translates to MSDRIEVRIEYCTSUGYLPRAARVAEEILEAYPDRVASLTLVPSSGGRFIVTAGGREVYNKAETGRFPEEGEVRRRIGELW; encoded by the coding sequence ATGAGCGACCGCATCGAAGTCCGCATCGAGTACTGCACCTCTTGAGGGTACCTGCCGCGAGCCGCCCGTGTGGCGGAAGAGATCCTGGAAGCATACCCGGACCGGGTAGCCTCCTTGACCCTGGTCCCCTCTTCGGGTGGCCGGTTCATCGTCACCGCCGGAGGCCGCGAGGTCTACAACAAGGCGGAAACGGGCCGGTTCCCCGAAGAGGGCGAGGTCCGCAGGCGGATAGGCGAGCTCTGGTAA
- the rocF gene encoding arginase, translating into MDALEVGILGVPMDLGSSRRGTDMGPSAIRYARLTEALRQVGRQVRDLGNLEVPVAESLDAANPRLKHIEAIEPVWRLLAQRVARMVTEGRVPLVLGGDHSLAVGSVGGFLSAGAGDLGVLWFDAHADFNDAATTPSGNVHGMPVACIVGKGDPELLAHTRWLPRYLPPDRLVMIGLRDVDPGEREKLRQTGIVTYTMQQIDELGIAEVTRRALQHLQGRGVRRLYVSFDVDVVDPDVAPGVGTPVVGGLTYRESHLAMEIVAESRLLAGMEVVEVNPIRDVHNRTAEVAVALIASAFGKRIL; encoded by the coding sequence ATGGACGCCTTGGAGGTCGGGATCCTTGGGGTTCCCATGGACCTGGGCAGCAGCCGCCGCGGTACCGACATGGGTCCGAGCGCCATCCGCTACGCCCGCCTGACCGAGGCGCTGCGACAGGTGGGGCGGCAGGTGCGGGACCTGGGCAACCTGGAGGTGCCCGTGGCCGAAAGCCTGGATGCGGCCAACCCGCGCCTCAAGCACATCGAGGCCATCGAGCCGGTGTGGCGGCTGCTGGCCCAGCGGGTTGCGCGCATGGTGACCGAAGGCCGGGTTCCCCTGGTCCTGGGTGGCGACCACAGCCTGGCCGTCGGTTCGGTGGGCGGCTTCCTCAGCGCGGGGGCCGGCGACCTGGGGGTCCTCTGGTTCGACGCCCACGCCGACTTCAATGACGCCGCCACCACGCCCTCCGGCAACGTGCACGGCATGCCGGTGGCGTGCATCGTCGGCAAGGGCGATCCGGAGTTGCTGGCCCACACCCGCTGGCTCCCGCGTTACCTGCCCCCGGACCGCCTGGTGATGATCGGCCTGCGGGACGTGGACCCCGGGGAACGGGAGAAGCTGCGGCAGACGGGCATCGTCACCTACACCATGCAGCAGATCGACGAGCTGGGCATTGCGGAGGTGACCCGGCGCGCGCTGCAGCACCTGCAGGGCCGCGGCGTGCGGCGGCTGTACGTCAGCTTCGATGTGGACGTGGTCGACCCCGACGTGGCGCCGGGGGTGGGCACCCCGGTGGTAGGCGGGCTGACCTACCGGGAATCCCACCTGGCCATGGAGATCGTGGCCGAATCCCGCCTGCTGGCGGGCATGGAGGTGGTGGAGGTCAACCCCATCCGGGACGTGCACAACCGCACCGCCGAGGTGGCGGTGGCGCTCATCGCCTCCGCCTTCGGCAAGCGCATCCTGTGA